ACAGGGGACCTTTACGTCTCTAAGACTGAGTGGGGATACTTCGTCCATGCAAGGCTCAAGCCGGGAGAGGAGAACACCGGAAGGCTTGTTACAGAGGTGAAGAACAGAGCGAAGGAGATTGCAGAGGAGAGTAATGCTGAATTCCTGATCGTGGACTCCGCCCCTGGAGTTGGCTGTCCCGTTATGGCCAGCTTAACGGGGGTTGATGCGGCGATAATTGTCACGGAGCCAACAGTTTCAGGGTTGAGCGACATGCTCAGGATTCTTGAGCTTTGCGAACACTTCAGAATCAGGCCTTTCGTTGTCGTGAACAAGTTCGACTTAAATGTTAACATTGCTTCAGAAATTGAGAGTTACTGCTCTGAAAACGGAGTGGAGTTTGCCGGAAGAGTTCCGTTTGATAAGGCAATTCCTGAGCAGATTGCGAATCTGAATTTTCCCTTCAGCGGTAAGGCTGCTGATAAAATGGTTGAAATCTGGAAAAAACTTAGGGAGGTGTTGTGAATGCAGAAGAGGGTTACGGATGAGGAGATTAAGGAGAGGCTCGGCAAAATCAAGAGCAGAATTGCCGTGATGAGCGGCAAGGGCGGTGTGGGTAAATCAACCGTCACAGCCTTGCTTGCCGTCCATTACGCTAGGCAGGGAAAGAAGGTTGGGATTCTCGATGCTGACTTTCTCGGCCCGAGCATCCCCATTCTCTTCGGCTTGAGAAATGCAAGAATTGCTGTCAGCGCTGAAGGGCTTGAGCCGGTGCTGACGCAGAAGTACGGGATTAAGGTGATGTCAATGCAGTTTTTGTTGCCGAAAGAGAACACGCCCGTTATCTGGAGAGGGCCTTTG
The nucleotide sequence above comes from Archaeoglobus fulgidus DSM 4304. Encoded proteins:
- a CDS encoding ATP-binding protein → MKQVAVISGKGGTGKTTFSATIHALEGGVVADCDVDAPNLHILLKPQILKAEDFIASKKARIMPEKCSSCGLCYDLCRFGAVVAEDGYYVDEKKCEGCAFCFNVCPERAIEMENVKTGDLYVSKTEWGYFVHARLKPGEENTGRLVTEVKNRAKEIAEESNAEFLIVDSAPGVGCPVMASLTGVDAAIIVTEPTVSGLSDMLRILELCEHFRIRPFVVVNKFDLNVNIASEIESYCSENGVEFAGRVPFDKAIPEQIANLNFPFSGKAADKMVEIWKKLREVL